The Equus quagga isolate Etosha38 chromosome 2, UCLA_HA_Equagga_1.0, whole genome shotgun sequence genome has a window encoding:
- the FOXI2 gene encoding forkhead box protein I2: MSFGAEPPAQAREPLDMAAYCDGSGVCPAQHSQAGAAAHPAGYARGDVAATGGGPRLWLNAAALSPAPYAPGPGPAPPYASPGYAAPGPLLGAPGGLAGADLAWLSLSGQQELLRLVRPPYSYSALIAMAIQSAPLRKLTLSQIYQYVAGNFPFYKRSKAGWQNSIRHNLSLNDCFKKVPRDEDDPGKGNYWTLDPNCEKMFDNGNFRRKRKRRGEASVAAPSGARSPGGTKGPELESLGAASPDLQASPSPPVPEAATCFSGFASAMGALAGGLGTFPGGLAGDFSFGRPTTVAAHGSHAPSPAPGFAAGHQTAATGFRVGHLVYSREGTEV, translated from the exons ATGAGCTTCGGCGCGGAGCCGCCCGCCCAGGCCCGGGAGCCGCTCGATATGGCCGCGTACTGCGACGGCTCAGGTGTCTGCCCGGCCCAGCACAGCCAGGCCGGGGCCGCCGCGCACCCCGCGGGCTACGCTCGTGGGGATGTGGCCGCGACGGGTGGCGGCCCGCGCCTGTGGCTGAATGCAGCCGCTCTCAGCCCCGCGCCCTACGCGCCGGGCCCCGGACCCGCGCCCCCGTACGCGTCCCCCGGCTACGCGGCCCCGGGCCCGCTCCTGGGCGCCCCGGGCGGCCTGGCGGGTGCTGACCTCGCGTGGCTAAGCCTCTCGGGCCAGCAGGAGCTGCTGAGACTGGTGCGGCCGCCCTACTCGTACTCGGCGCTCATCGCCATGGCCATCCAGAGCGCGCCGCTGCGGAAGCTGACGCTCAGCCAGATCTACCAGTACGTGGCCGGCAACTTCCCCTTCTACAAGCGCAGCAAGGCGGGATGGCAGAACTCCATCCGCCACAACCTGTCGCTCAACGACTGCTTCAAGAAGGTGCCGCGCGACGAGGACGACCCAG GTAAAGGCAATTACTGGACCTTGGACCCAAACTGCGAGAAGATGTTCGACAACGGGAACTTCCGAAGGAAAAGGAAGCGGAGAGGGGAGGCGAGCGTGGCCGCCCCCTCGGGTGCCCGGAGTCCAGGAGGGACCAAGGGTCCTGAGCTGGAGTCCCTGGGCGCGGCCTCTCCGGACCTGCAGGCCTCGCCCTCCCCGCCCGTGCCCGAGGCTGCCACCTGCTTCTCGGGTTTCGCCTCGGCCATGGGCGCCCTGGCCGGCGGTCTTGGTACCTTCCCCGGGGGCCTGGCGGGCGACTTTTCTTTCGGGAGACCAACGACGGTCGCCGCCCACGGTTCCCACGCCCCTAGCCCGGCGCCTGGCTTTGCCGCTGGCCATCAGACGGCGGCCACCGGCTTCCGCGTCGGCCACTTGGTCTACAGTCGGGAAGGGACCGAAGTTTGA